In the Marinobacter sp. Arc7-DN-1 genome, GTTCCAGCGGCCCGAGGCCGCAGACGCCGCCGGTCGCGCCTTCCTTTATACCCGTAGCGCCGATCTGGGGCTTTACGTTGCGGTATTCATGCTTATCGGGTCGGCCGGTACCAGCGAGATTGCCGCCTCCCTGGAGACCGGCGGCAGTGCATCGACCGCCGCCGGGCTTTTGTTGCTGCTGGCCGCCATGGGCAAGTCTGCCCAGGTCCCCTTGCAGGACTGGCTCATGCGTGCCATGGCGGGGCCGACACCGGTCTCGGCGCTGCTGCACTCGGCCACGCTGGTGGCGGCGGGCGCCATCCTGCTGATCCGTTCGGCCCCGCTGCTGAGCCCCGAGGTCCTGCTCGCCGTTGGACTTGTCGGTGGCGTTACCACGGTGGCAGCCGGGGTCATTGCACTTGCCGAACGTGATCTCAAACGCCTGCTCGCGGCTTCCACTGCCAGTCAATATGGCCTGATGCTGGTCGCGGTCGGCGCCGGGGTTCCGCTGGCTGCCCTGTTGCATTTGCTCGCCCATGCCGCCATCAAGAGCACCCTGTTTCTTGCCGCCGGCGACTTCCAGCATGCCCGCGGGGGTACCAGTTTCGATCAGTTGGAGGGCGTTGGCCGCGCCAGACCCTGGGCTTTTGCCGGCTTTGCGTTGGCGGCGCTGGCACTGGCCGGTATTCCGCCACTGAGCGGGTTCTTCTCCAAGGACGCGGTAATCGCCGCCGCCCTGTCTGCGCAGGGCGCCGCCTGGCTCGGCCCCCTGGCGCTGGCCGGTACCCTGCTGACCGGCGGCTATATGGCCCGGGCCTTGCGCCTGCTGTGGCGAGGCTCCGGCGAAACCCGACCGGTTGCTGGTAGTGCCTGGATGCGCGTGGGCATTTGGGGTTTGGTGGTCCCTGCCACTACCCTCGGCCTGGCCTTCGGCCCCATCGAGGCAGTTCTTGATCTGCCCGCCGTCACCGCAGGCACAGTGGCCGTGCTGCTTGGGCTCCTTGCTGCCGCGAGTGGGCTGGGCCTGGGCTGGCTCGTGCCGGCTCCCCGCCTGCTAGGGCCGGTCTACCCGTGGGCACGACGCGGACTTGCCGTTGGCGGCGGGCTTACGGTCTGGGTCGGGAGGCCAGCAATGGCCGTTGCCCGGGGGTGTGAGTGGCTGGAAGGTCGCCTGTATGCAGCCGTCCTCAATGTCGGCCAGGCCGGGCTCGCGGTGGCGCGGCTGGCGCGCGCCACCGACGAGCGCCGCATCGATGGCCTGATCTTCGCCCTGGTGGCAGGTGTGCGGGCTTTGGGGGATCGCGCCCGCGCACTGCAAAGTGGTCTGATCCATCGTGAGCTGGCCGTCAGTGTCTCGGTTACGGCCGTGGGACTGGTCGTGCTGCTTGTGACGTTGCTGCGTTTCTAGCTGCGTTTCTAGTTTCTAAAGGGAATCCGATATTCATGTTACCACTCGTTTCCATCACCTTGTTCCTGCCCCTGGCGGGCGCCGTCCTGATCCTGGCCCTGCCACGACCGACGGCACAGACCGTGCACGGCATCGGCATCGCCACCGCCTCCCTGACACTGGCCTTTGCCGTTGCCATGTGGCTGCGGGGTGTCAGCGGCGCAGGCTTTTCCCAGGTCGAGGAGCTGGAATGGATCCCGGCCATTGGCGCCGCCTACCGGGTGGGGGTCGACGGCATCAGCCTGCCGTTGGTGCTACTGAGTGCCGTGCTTTTCCTGGTTGCGTTCATCTACGCTTCGTCGCTTCGTGAACGTCCGCGCGCCTACGTGGCCCTGGCCCTGCTTCTGGAGACTGCGGCAGTCGGTACCTTCACCGCTCTCGATGGGATTTTGTTCTACGTCTTCTTCGAAGTTTCCCTGGTGTCGATGTACTTCATGATCGCCGGGTGGGGACACGAGGAGCGGCAGCGTGCAGCCCTGATGTTCTTTATTTACACGCTGCTGGGCAGCCTGCCGCTGTTGCTCGCCATCCTGGGGCTTTACCTCGGCAGCTCTGAACCGACCTTCGACATGCGAGCCTGGATCGAGAATCCGCCACTGGAAGGGGCGGCGGCTATGTGGGCATTGGTCGCTATGCTGATCACCTTTGCGGTAAAGATCCCCGCGGTGCCGCTGCATACCTGGTTGCCTGCCGCTCATGTTCAGGCGCCGACCGTCGGCAGTGTCATCCTGGCCGGCATCATGCTGAAGTTCGGCACTTACGGATTGGTCCGCTTTGCCCTGCAAATGACCCCCGATGCTTTCCGTGAAGCGGGGGTCGTTGTTCTGATCTTTGGTGTCGTCAGCGCGCTCTACGGGGCTTTTGCCGCCCTGGCTCAGAGCGACCTCAAGCGCCTGGTTGCCTACACCTCAGTTAATCACATGGGCTATGTGATCGTCGGCGTCGCCGTGGCCGCACTGACTCTGGACTCCTCGGTGCGTGCCGTCGCGCTGGATGGTGCCGTGTTGCAGATGTTCAGTCACGGTCTGGTTACCGGCGCCCTGTTCTTGCTGGTGGGCATGATTCAGGACCGCGCCCATACCCGTGAAATGGGTGAGTTCGGCGGTCTGCTCAAGACGGTCCCGATGCTTGGCTGGTCATTTATATTGGCGGCCTTTGCGTCCCTGGGCCTGCCGGGGCTGGCGCACTTTCCGGCTGAGTTCCAGATATTTCTCGCCACCTTGGGTAGCGCGCCCGTAGCGGTTGTTGTGATTCTGGGTATTGCCATTATCGCCGGCACCTTTCTCAAGGCACTGCGCGAAACCTTTCTGGGCGAGCCCCGGCAGCGCTGGCAGGCCATGCCGGACCTGAGTACGCGGGAATGGCTTGCCGTGGCGCCACTGCTGGTGCTCACCGTTGCCACTGGCGTGGCGCCATCCTGGGTGCTGGACATCATTCACCGGACCACATCGGGACTGGTGCTGTAATGGGCCCTGATCTCGCATTATTAATCCCGGAAATTGTCGTCCTTTTGACGGCTGTCGGCGCGCTGGTCGCGGAAATGCTGCGTAGGCCGCGAACCGCCCTGGCCGTGGCTGTCATTGGCCTACTTGTCGCCACGGGGCTGACCTTGCGCCTGATCGGCGCCGACACAACGGTGTTCGGCGGCAGCTTCCGGATCGACGAACTCAGTGTCTGGGCCAAGCTCATTCTGCTGCCGGCCACCGTGCTCTCAATGCTGCTGGCGCGAGTGGATGTGCGAGGCACCGCGCGTGAGGGTACGGTCTACAGCCTGCTGTGCTTTGCCACCCTCGGCGCCCTGGTTCTGGCCGGCGCGGGCGATACGATGTTCCTGGTGTTGGGCACACTGTTGACCGGCCTGGCCACCTTCGCCCTGGTCGCCTATCCGGATACCGACCCGGCCACCGAAGCCGCCATGAAATTCTTCGTGTTTGCCTCGGTCACCGGTGCAATCATGATTTTCGGCCTGAGCTACTGGTTCGGTGCCGCCGGCTCCACCTTGCTTGCTGATCTGCCGGGCATGGATACCATGCCTATGGCCGTCATCGTCGGCTTTGTGGCTGTCGTTATCGGCCTTGGCTACAAGGCATCGCTGGTTCCGTTTCATTTCTGGGCGCCAGATGCCTACGAGGGCGGGCCGCTGTCGATAGCGGCTTACCTGTCCGTGGTGCCCAAGATCGGGGCTCTGTTCGCACTCGCTCAGGTGGTTCGCGGTCTGCCCCCGGAAAGTGGTTGGACTGCCGTCATCGCGGGTCTGGCCGTTCTGACCATGACCTACGGCTATCTCGCCGCGCTGGTGCAGGATAACGTCATCCGGCTGCTGGCCTACTCGTCGATTGCCCAGTCTGGCTATTTTCTGCTGGGCATCGTCGCGGTGGGCTCGAGCAAACTCGCGCTGACATCAGTTATCCTGTTCGCCGCCGCCTACGCGGCCATGAACCTGGGCGCTTTTGCCGTTACCGCCGCAACCGGGCGCACTCTGAACGATTTTGGCGGGCTGGGCCGGGCAAAGCCGGTGACCGGAATCGCGATGGTGGTTTTCCTGCTGTCGCTGGTAGGTATTCCGCCTCTCGCCGGCTTCGTTGGCAAGTTCCTGCTCTTCGCCGCCGCCATCGATGTCCAGTTCACCTGGCTGGCGGTGGTGGCGATTGCCAACAGTGTGCTTTCACTAGCGGTATACCTGCGCATCGTCGTACCCATGTACCAGCAGGCGGCGACGGAATTCGCGCCATTGGGCAGAAGTCTTGGCACGGTGGTAGTGACCACCTTTGCCGCCACACTGATCATCGGCCTGGCGGCCCAGTTCTTTCTTGCGGGACTGGTGGAGTGGCCGGCCTAGTGCCCCGCCCGGCGACGCTGGCCATCGTGCCGGCCATGAGCACACCGCTGGCGTCCATTTTCGGCAGTGGCTTCCTGGTAATCGTACCGGTACTGGCCAGTAGTGTGGGGCCGTATTCGTTATGGGCGATGCTGGCGGTGGCTTTTGTCGCTTTTCACACCGGTGCCGTCGTGCGCCATAACATTCTGTGTGCTGAACCGGTGCTGGCAGCGGGCAGTCAACGTCTGACGCTCACGCTCGAACGACTGTCGGATGGGGCGCTGGTCCTGGCTTATATTGTGTCCGTGTGCCTCTACATTCATATCCTGAGCGCCTTCGTGCTCGGGGCTTTCGGACTGGATTCGGGCTTCAACAAGAGCCTGTTTACCACGCTGGTGATCGGCGTGATTACTGCAATTGGCATCATGGGTGGCTTGAGACCGTTGGAGCGGATGGAGCGGTGGGCTCTGTATGTGACCATCCTGGTGCTCGCTGTGCTGTTGGCCGCCTTCGCCCTGCGTGACATCAGCGACTTTCTGGACACCGGACGCTTTGTGCTGCCATCCATGCCGCAACGTTCCGGCTGGGAAATGGTGACCATGGTGGCCGGTACCCTGATCGTGGTGCAGGGCTTCGAAACGCCGCGCTATCTCGGCCAGAGTTTTGATACCTGGACGCGGATCCACGCCTCGCGCTGGTCGCAATATGTATCTCTCACGGTCTACGTGGCATTCGTCGCCGTGGTCTTGCCCCTGGTGCCAATTCTGGACGGGCAATACGCAGATAACAGCCTGATCCAGGTGGTTGCCTCGGTCTCGGTACTTCTTTCGGCGCCGCTTATCCTCGCCGCCGGCCTGTCGCAGTTCTCCGCTGCCGTTGCGGACACCCTGGCGGCTGCGGCGAACCTGGAGGAAGTGACGCGGCGGCGCCTCACCCAGCGTTGGGGTTACCTGCTGGTAGGCGGTGCGGCTATGGCGCTGGCCTGGTCCGGTTCCACCTTTACGGTGATCGCGCTGGCGTCACGCGCCTTCGCCCTATACTACCTGTTGCAATGTCTGGTGGCCCTGACGGTGTGCCGCAACCGGCGTGAGCGGGTACGTTTCTTCCTGGTTGCGCTGGCACTCATTTTTGTCCTCCTTTTTGCGGTGCCGGCCGGTTGACCGAGCGGTTTCTGGCGAAAGCCTGAATGTCTAATCTGCCCCACGAACTCATAACGAACCCCGTAATTATTACGACTCCGGGATGGCCGGAGTTGCGTGTGTATTCCCGGCGAATATGGGACAAATTGCTCCCTCAGTTAATGCGTTTACTGATGTCGAAGTTAACCGGCTGGACTTGAGGAAAATGGCATAACGACGATCAGTGAACTACGATGATTGGAACTGTTTCACCAACAATAAGACCATAAGGAACAAGTCCAATGCCTATTAAATCCTTTCCCACCTCTCACTTTTTGGGCAGTGTAGCCGCTGCTGTTTTACTAGGGGTCGCGGGAATCAGCCATGCCCAGACTACAATTAAGCTTGGATGGACCACTGCTGACAGCGAAGCAGATGAAGTGGACCCCGAAATTTGGACAGGTGCCTAAGCTCTGATTCATCATCTCCACAAGGAGGAGAATCATGAGCAAGAAACGCAAGCAATACAGCGCATCGTTCAAGTCCAAAGTCGCCCTGGCCGCCCTCAAGGGTGACCAGACCACATCCGAAATCGCTGCCCGTTTCCAGATCCACCCCACCATGGTCAGCACTTGGAAGCGTGAGCTGCTGGAGAATGCTCCGGACCTCTTCGAAGGCAAGAAAAAGTCTGGCAAGCAGTCCAACGAGCCCAGTTCTGACGAGCTTTATCGCGAGATCGGCCGACTGACGGTAGAACGCGATTTTTTGTCGCGCAAGCTCGATCAGTAAGCCGTCAACAGCGGTTGACGATGATCGAGCGTGGTCATCCCCAGGTCAGCATTTCGCGCCAGTGTGAGCTGCTCAAGCTGAGCCGTTCCTCGATCTATTATGTCCCTCGTGAACAGCCACAGGAGGACCTGAATTTGATGCATCTGATCGACCGGCAGCATCTGGAAACACCGTATTATGGTTCTCGCAAGATGCGTGTTTACTTGCAGCGTAAGGGCCATCAGATCAATCGCAAGCGAGTGCAACGGCTGATGCGCATCATGGGCATTCAGGCCGTGTATCCGCGGCCCAGAACCAGCATTC is a window encoding:
- a CDS encoding NADH-quinone oxidoreductase subunit L; this encodes MSTVVLPVLPPLLAALAVLILRRGGPALALAGATLSLAGSLWLLARVAGGQAETLLLPGLPEMPLRLVAGPLTALLAVAVATVGTFVLIHAVGYMKRESGLCRFYALMSLFLAAMQALVLAGDWVLLLAAWELIGLCSYLLIGFWFQRPEAADAAGRAFLYTRSADLGLYVAVFMLIGSAGTSEIAASLETGGSASTAAGLLLLLAAMGKSAQVPLQDWLMRAMAGPTPVSALLHSATLVAAGAILLIRSAPLLSPEVLLAVGLVGGVTTVAAGVIALAERDLKRLLAASTASQYGLMLVAVGAGVPLAALLHLLAHAAIKSTLFLAAGDFQHARGGTSFDQLEGVGRARPWAFAGFALAALALAGIPPLSGFFSKDAVIAAALSAQGAAWLGPLALAGTLLTGGYMARALRLLWRGSGETRPVAGSAWMRVGIWGLVVPATTLGLAFGPIEAVLDLPAVTAGTVAVLLGLLAAASGLGLGWLVPAPRLLGPVYPWARRGLAVGGGLTVWVGRPAMAVARGCEWLEGRLYAAVLNVGQAGLAVARLARATDERRIDGLIFALVAGVRALGDRARALQSGLIHRELAVSVSVTAVGLVVLLVTLLRF
- a CDS encoding complex I subunit 4 family protein, with the protein product MLPLVSITLFLPLAGAVLILALPRPTAQTVHGIGIATASLTLAFAVAMWLRGVSGAGFSQVEELEWIPAIGAAYRVGVDGISLPLVLLSAVLFLVAFIYASSLRERPRAYVALALLLETAAVGTFTALDGILFYVFFEVSLVSMYFMIAGWGHEERQRAALMFFIYTLLGSLPLLLAILGLYLGSSEPTFDMRAWIENPPLEGAAAMWALVAMLITFAVKIPAVPLHTWLPAAHVQAPTVGSVILAGIMLKFGTYGLVRFALQMTPDAFREAGVVVLIFGVVSALYGAFAALAQSDLKRLVAYTSVNHMGYVIVGVAVAALTLDSSVRAVALDGAVLQMFSHGLVTGALFLLVGMIQDRAHTREMGEFGGLLKTVPMLGWSFILAAFASLGLPGLAHFPAEFQIFLATLGSAPVAVVVILGIAIIAGTFLKALRETFLGEPRQRWQAMPDLSTREWLAVAPLLVLTVATGVAPSWVLDIIHRTTSGLVL
- a CDS encoding NADH-quinone oxidoreductase subunit N, encoding MGPDLALLIPEIVVLLTAVGALVAEMLRRPRTALAVAVIGLLVATGLTLRLIGADTTVFGGSFRIDELSVWAKLILLPATVLSMLLARVDVRGTAREGTVYSLLCFATLGALVLAGAGDTMFLVLGTLLTGLATFALVAYPDTDPATEAAMKFFVFASVTGAIMIFGLSYWFGAAGSTLLADLPGMDTMPMAVIVGFVAVVIGLGYKASLVPFHFWAPDAYEGGPLSIAAYLSVVPKIGALFALAQVVRGLPPESGWTAVIAGLAVLTMTYGYLAALVQDNVIRLLAYSSIAQSGYFLLGIVAVGSSKLALTSVILFAAAYAAMNLGAFAVTAATGRTLNDFGGLGRAKPVTGIAMVVFLLSLVGIPPLAGFVGKFLLFAAAIDVQFTWLAVVAIANSVLSLAVYLRIVVPMYQQAATEFAPLGRSLGTVVVTTFAATLIIGLAAQFFLAGLVEWPA
- a CDS encoding IS3 family transposase (programmed frameshift) — protein: MSKKRKQYSASFKSKVALAALKGDQTTSEIAARFQIHPTMVSTWKRELLENAPDLFEGKKKSGKQSNEPSSDELYREIGRLTVERDFLSRKARSVSRQQRLTMIERGHPQVSISRQCELLKLSRSSIYYVPREQPQEDLNLMHLIDRQHLETPYYGSRKMRVYLQRKGHQINRKRVQRLMRIMGIQAVYPRPRTSIPGDGHKIYPYLLKGLMIDRPNQVWAADISYIPLARGFMYLVAIIDWYSRKVLAWRVSNTMDTDFCIDALEEALQRHGAPEIFNTDQGAQFTSEAFTSVLKEHGIRISMDGKGCYHDNIFVERLWRSVKHECVYLTAFEDGQHLKQALHRYFRHYNQTRYHQNLDYQTPDEVYYGQTIALAA